Proteins encoded together in one Epinephelus moara isolate mb chromosome 2, YSFRI_EMoa_1.0, whole genome shotgun sequence window:
- the aamdc gene encoding mth938 domain-containing protein, translating to MSSPEISSLSWGHMKVKGCSTGYKDCKVWPGGSRAWDWRETGTDHYPGVQPADLEEVLKKGIDLLIIGRGMSEALQVPSSTLDFVTKTGVDVRVLQTEKAVAEYNKLASKGAKVGGVFHSTC from the exons ATGTCCTCTCCAGagatctcctctctctcctgggGCCACATGAAGGTGAAGGGATGCTCCACAGGCTACAAGGACTGTAAGGTGTGGCCTGGAGGCAGCCGGGCCTGGGACTGGAGAGAGACCGGGACCGAT CATTACCCGGGGGTCCAACCTGCTGATCTGGAGGAGGTGCTGAAGAAGGGAATAGACTTGCTGATCATCGGCAGAGGCATGAGTGAAGCTCTGCAG GTTCCCTCCTCCACTCTGGACTTCGTGACAAAGACAGGTGTCGACGTCAGAGTCTTGCAGACGGAGAAGGCCGTTGCTGAATACAACAAACTGGCTAGCAAGGGTGCCAAGGTGGGGGGGGTCTTCCACTCTACctgttga